From a single Sorghum bicolor cultivar BTx623 chromosome 5, Sorghum_bicolor_NCBIv3, whole genome shotgun sequence genomic region:
- the LOC8072739 gene encoding disease resistance protein RGA2, with protein sequence MAVVLDALASYLQDMLMEMAKEEVHLLLGVPDEIKKMGIKLGDLKRFLADADKRNITDESVQSWVRELRNAMYDATNIIDLCQLKATEQGPSRDMGCFNPLLFCMRNPLHAHDIGNRIKNLNERLDDIEERSKTFNFINLASYENNRRKVQSSCRARRETTGEDEVSVVGEKIDEDTIHLVDLLTKEKNVHEHKKVMVYAIVGVGGIGKTTLAKKIFNHDIIKLEFEKRMWLSVNQDFSDIGLLERAITEAQGDHQAARNTKGALERILKEALEGCKTLLVMDDVWDHHAWEKVLKPPLINSLARGSCVLVTTRHDTVARGMMAEVPYHHVDKLEQEDAWCLLKNQVVRNENNDELKVDTLKDVGMLILEKCDGLPLAVKVIGGLLRQKKTRRSEWTMILNDSTWSVSQMPEELNYAVYLSYQDLHPELKSCFLYYALLPKSMVFWYDRIVAMWISEGFVHGNSHDLEVLGREYYDQLIARNLLEPDEGYTDNMVCNMHDVVRSFAQFLARDEALIAHKSEAGLTNNINPQNVIRLSLKSNESESNELGWSSLQGHISLRTLILVGKIKMNPGDSLSCFPCLRALHIEDGNFDAFSKSLVQLKHLRYLCLDGTDTSKLPEKIGKMKFLQFIDLSNCKKLVKLPCGIAKLHQLRYISLLYSGINNIPRGFCSLTNLTTLMGFPVHIDGDWCSLEELGSLNQLAHLDIRGLENVSSSSFAIKARLAEKVRLSYLWLQCRGAHRMVKHEEQQQIQEVFDELCPPPCLENLTIQGYFSRQLPKWMTSTEISSLGSLRILVIVDLPYCTELPDGLCQLPSLELLQIKSAPHIKGIGPEFIIPHHHELPRAMENIGSGLEMAMVRCPHLERISNLPKLHNLRIISCPELKVLEGLPSLQRLELVDYDMNTVPAYLQDVNPRDLLLYCDASLLASIAKGKSSPEWDKFSHIKQVKAYANDYYSNIRRKWYVKYTRDPFSFKTNIRLSADASEDEMEELLLDEVEEISRDEIELECVDIEQQRE encoded by the exons ATGGCGGTGGTATTGGATGCTTTAGCATCGTACCTCCAAGACATGTTGATGGAGATGGCCAAAGAAGAGGTGCATCTGCTGTTGGGTGTCCCTGATGAGATAAAAAAGATGGGCATCAAGCTCGGGGACCTCAAGAGGTTCCTTGCTGATGCTGACAAGAGGAACATCACCGACGAGAGTGTGCAATCATGGGTCAGAGAGCTTAGGAATGCCATGTATGATGCCACCAACATCATTGATTTGTGCCAGCTCAAGGCTACAGAACAGGGTCCAAGCAGGGATATGGGCTGCTTCAATCCATTGCTCTTTTGTATGAGGAACCCTCTCCATGCCCATGACATTGGCAATCGGATCAAAAATCTTAATGAGAGGCTAGATGACATTGAGGAACGTAGCAAAACCTTCAACTTCATCAACCTTGCATCTTATGAGAACAACAGACGAAAGGTACAATCCTCTTGTCGTGCTAGGCGTGAGACGACAGGGGAGGATGAGGTCAGTGTTGTTGGTGAGAAGATTGATGAGGACACAATACATCTTGTGGATTTGCTCACAAAGGAGAAAAATGTACATGAACACAAAAAAGTTATGGTTTATGCTATTGTGGGAGTTGGAGGGATCGGAAAAACCACCCTTGCCAAGAAGATCTTCAACCATGACATCATCAAACTAGAGTTTGAAAAGAGAATGTGGTTGAGTGTTAATCAAGACTTTAGTGACATTGGTCTATTAGAGAGAGCTATCACTGAAGCAcaaggagaccatcaagcagcCAGAAACACAAAGGGTGCACTAGAGCGAATCCTTAAAGAAGCCTTGGAGGGGTGCAAGACCTTATTGGTGATGGATGATGTTTGGGACCACCATGCATGGGAGAAGGTGCTCAAGCCTCCATTGATAAACTCACTTGCTCGAGGAAGCTGTGTTCTCGTAACAACTAGACATGACACGGTCGCTCGAGGCATGATGGCGGAGGTGCCCTACCACCATGTCGACAAACTAGAGCAAGAAGATGCCTGGTGTTTGCTCAAAAACCAG GTGGTCAGAAATGAAAATAATGATGAACTAAAGGTTGATACACTTAAGGACGTTGGAATGTTGATTCTAGAAAAATGTGATGGTTTGCCTCTTGCCGTCAAAGTAATAGGAGGCCTCCTCCGACAGAAAAAGACAAGGCGTAGTGAGTGGACAATGATCCTAAATGATTCTACATGGTCAGTATCTCAAATGCCTGAAGAGCTAAACTATGCAGTATACCTTAGCTATCAAGATTTGCATCCTGAGTTGAAGTCTTGCTTTCTGTACTACGCCCTCCTCCCCAAGAGCATGGTGTTTTGGTATGACCGCATTGTTGCCATGTGGATTAGTGAAGGATTTGTTCATGGAAACTCACATGATTTAGAAGTATTAGGAAGAGAGTACTATGACCAGTTAATAGCTAGGAACCTTTTAGAGCCTGATGAAGGGTACACAGACAATATGGTTTGCAATATGCATGATGTTGTTCGCTCATTCGCTCAGTTCTTGGCTAGAGATGAAGCACTGATAGCTCACAAAAGCGAAGCTGGCCTTACCAATAATATTAACCCACAAAATGTTATTCGGTTATCACTAAAAAGCAATGAGTCTGAGTCAAATGAGCTAGGGTGGAGTTCTTTACAAGGACATATATCACTACGAACACTGATTTTAGTTGGGAAAATAAAGATGAACCCAGGTGATTCACTGTCATGTTTTCCATGTTTACGGGCCCTACATATAGAAGATGGAAATTTTGATGCCTTCTCTAAATCATTGGTCCAACTGAAACACTTGAGGTATTTGTGCCTAGATGGCACTGACACGTCTAAGCTGCCAGAAAAAATAGGCAAGATGAAGTTCTTGCAGTTCATTGACCTTTCCAATTGCAAAAAATTGGTGAAGCTTCCTTGTGGCATTGCAAAGTTACATCAGCTGAGGTACATAAGCCTTCTTTACTCAGGTATAAACAATATACCAAGGGGTTTCTGCAGCCTAACTAATTTGACGACATTGATGGGGTTTCCAGTCCACATAGATGGTGATTGGTGTAGTTTGGAAGAATTAGGATCTCTTAACCAGCTGGCACATCTTGATATACGTGGCCTTGAAAATGTATCTTCTTCCTCATTTGCTATAAAGGCCAGGCTTGCTGAAAAGGTGCGCCTCAGCTATCTGTGGTTACAGTGCAGAGGTGCTCACCGCATGGTAAAACATGAAGAGCAACAACAAATCCAGGAGGTGTTTGATGAGCTCTGTCCACCACCATGCTTGGAAAATCTTACAATCCAAGGGTACTTCAGTAGACAACTTCCAAAGTGGATGACTTCAACAGAAATTTCGTCCCTTGGAAGCTTGAGGATTCTAGTGATAGTAGACTTGCCTTATTGTACGGAACTACCTGATGGCTTGTGCCAGCTCCCCAGCTTGGAGTTGCTACAGATTAAAAGTGCCCCACACATCAAGGGTATTGGGCCAGAGTTCATAATACCACACCATCATGAGCTCCCACGTGCTATGGAAAACATTGGTTCCGGGTTGGAAATGGCGATGGTTAGATGTCCGCACCTCGAGAGGATCAGCAACCTGCCAAAATTGCATAACCTCCGGATCATAAGTTGCCCAGAGTTGAAGGTGCTAGAGGGTTTGCCATCACTTCAAAGACTTGAACTGGTGGACTACGACATGAACACAGTCCCTGCATACTTGCAGGACGTGAACCCAAGGGATTTGCTTCTATACTGTGACGCCTCTCTGCTTGCTTCTATAGCTAAAGGGAAATCTAGCCCTGAGTGGGACAAGTTCAGCCATATCAAGCAGGTTAAGGCATATGCAAATGATTACTACAGCAACATTCGAAGGAAGTGGTATGTGAAGTACACGAGAGATCCTTTTAGCTTTAAGACAAACATCAGGCTCTCTGCTGACGCTTCAG AGGATGAAATGGAGGAACTTTTATTGGACGAAGTGGAGGAAATTTCAAGGGACGAAATAGAATTAGAATGTGTGGATATAGAACAACAGAGGGAGTAA
- the LOC8072740 gene encoding aldehyde oxidase GLOX yields MPKPRSLLLHLLLTYTCCFPNAGADDDAPPSSSSSFQGEWQLLHASIGVSAMHMQLLPGDFVLMFDRTDTGPSNISLAAQAPCAATADDGGAADCTAHSVLLDLRSNVLHPYPLATNPWCSSGALLPNGTLLQTGGFSSGDRVARLFSPATGWVELPSFLAARRWYATDMILPDGRVLILGGRRQFNLEYFPHDDAPPLTLFPFLDETTEPDAENNLYPFLHLLPDGTVFVFANDRAVVFDPYNRAPLRRLPAVPGGVPRNYPSSGSSVLLPLRPDAPAHAEVLVCGGAPRGAYHLALRNGTFVAADRTCARVAPTDPDPVVWAIEEMPTARVMGDMVLLPTGDVLIVNGAAAGTAGWELGREPVTRPVLYRPDAPLGERFDEASLAASAVARMYHSSAALDTYGRVLVGGSNPHVGYVFANVTYPTELSLEAFLPPYMDRRHDGARPRLLWAPAEVGYGEATAVKFVVPAGGGEVRVVAVAPAFATHSFGMNQRAVELAVGSVAQLEVGVYEAVVAAPPTPGVAPPGYYMWFVVHAGVPSSSAAWVRMRPLGPAPAP; encoded by the coding sequence ATGCCCAAGCCAAGATCCTTGCTTCTCCACCTTCTCCTAACCTACACCTGCTGCTTTCCCAACGCCGGCGCCGATGACGATgccccgccgtcgtcgtcgtcgtcgttccagGGAGAATGGCAGCTCCTCCACGCGAGCATCGGCGTGTCGGCGATGCACATGCAGCTGCTCCCGGGTGACTTCGTCCTCATGTTCGACCGCACCGACACGGGTCCTTCCAACATCTCCCTCGCCGCGCAGGCGCCGTGCGCGGCCAccgccgacgacggcggcgccgccgaCTGCACGGCGCACTCGGTGCTCCTGGACCTCCGCTCCAACGTGCTCCACCCGTACCCGCTCGCCACCAACCCGTGGTGCTCCTCGGGTGCCCTGCTCCCCAACGGCACGCTCCTCCAGACCGGCGGCTTCTCCAGCGGCGACCGCGTCGCGCGGCTCTTCTCCCCGGCCACGGGCTGGGTCGAGCTCCCCTCGTTCCTCGCCGCGCGGCGGTGGTACGCCACCGACATGATCCTCCCCGACGGCCGCGTCCTCATCCTCGGCGGCCGCCGGCAGTTCAACCTCGAGTACTTCCCGCACGACGACGCGCCGCCGCTGACGCTCTTCCCGTTCCTGGACGAGacgacggagcccgacgccgAGAACAACCTGTACCCGTTCCTCCACCTCCTCCCCGACGGCACCGTCTTCGTCTTCGCCAACGACCGCGCCGTCGTCTTCGACCCCTACAACCGCGCCCCGCTCCGCCGCCTCCCGGCCGTCCCCGGCGGCGTGCCGAGGAACTACCCGTCGTCGGGCTCGTCCGTGCTCCTCCCCCTCCGCCCCGACGCGCCCGCGCACGCCGAGGTGCTGGTCTGCGGCGGCGCGCCGCGGGGCGCGTACCACCTCGCGCTGCGGAACGGCACGTTCGTCGCCGCCGACCGGACCTGCGCCCGCGTCGCGCCCACGGACCCGGACCCCGTCGTGTGGGCGATCGAGGAGATGCCGACGGCGAGGGTGATGGGCGACATGGTGCTGCTGCCCACGGGCGACGTGCTGATCGTGAACGGCGCCGCGGCGGGCACCGCCGGGTGGGAGCTGGGGCGGGAGCCGGTGACGCGTCCCGTGCTGTACAGGCCGGACGCGCCGCTGGGGGAGCGGTTCGACGAGGCGTCGCTGGCGGCGTCGGCGGTGGCGAGGATGTACCACTCGTCGGCGGCGCTGGACACGTACGGCCGCGTGCTGGTGGGCGGAAGCAACCCGCACGTCGGGTACGTGTTCGCCAACGTGACGTACCCGACGGAGCTGAGCCTGGAGGCGTTCCTGCCGCCGTACATGGACCGGCGGCACGACGGGGCGCGGCCGCGGCTGCTGTGGGCGCCGGCCGAGGTCGGGTACGGCGAGGCGACGGCCGTGAAGTTCGTGGTACCGGCGGGCGGGGGGGAGGTgcgggtggtggcggtggctcCGGCGTTCGCGACGCACTCGTTCGGGATGAACCAGCGGGCGGTGGAGCTCGCCGTGGGGAGCGTGGCGCAGCTGGAGGTCGGGGTTTACGAGGCCGTGGTCGCCGCGCCGCCGACGCCCGGGGTGGCGCCGCCCGGGTACTACATGTGGTTCGTGGTGCACGCCGGCGTGCCCAGCAGCAGCGCCGCGTGGGTGCGCATGCGGCCGCTCGGACCTGCACCTGCCCCCTGA
- the LOC8072741 gene encoding long chain acyl-CoA synthetase 9, chloroplastic, giving the protein MNPYFLGFILPFVASLLLTKRKSEKKRGVPVNVGGEPGCAIRNHRFERPVETRWEGISTLAELFEQSCKQFACMPLLGTRKLIAREMVVAADGRSFEKLHLGNYEWKSYADAFKTVCNFASGLLRIGHLKDERVAIFADTRAEWQIALQACFRQNIAVVTIYASLGEGALCHSLNETEVTTVVCGRKELKKLIDISGQLDTVKHVIYINEEGVSAEVSLAQNCTSWTVMSFEEVESIGLQRPVEENLPLASDTAVIMYTSGSTGMPKGVMMSHRNVLAVVSAVMTIVPGLGKKDVYLAYLPLAHILELAAEAIITGVGASIGYGSPLTLTDTSNKIKKGTQGDASVLKPTLMTAVPAILDHVRDGVRKNVDAKGGLAKRLFDIAYSRRLAAVNGSWLGAWGLEKLLWDMLVFQKVRAILGGRIRFILAGGAPLSGDTQRFINICLGAPISQGYGLTETCAGGTFSEYDETSVGRVGPPLPCSYIKLVDWAEGGYLTTDSPMPRGEIVIGGPSVTKGYFKNEAKTNEVYKVDERGMRWFYSGDIGRLHPDGCLEIIDRKKDIVKLQHGEYVSLGKVEAALSVCSYVDQIMIHADPFHNYCVALIVAAQSELKNWASKQGMTYSDFSDLCQKQGTVKEVLQSLVKAAKQARLEKFEIPAKIKLIPEPWTPESGLVTAALKLKREVIKKAYEIDLAQLYS; this is encoded by the exons ATGAATCCCTATTTCTTGGGTTTCATTCTCCCTTTTGTGGCGTCTCTGCTGCTCACCAAGAGGAAGTCTGAGAAGAAGAGGGGTGTGCCAGTCAATGTGGGTGGAGAGCCTGGCTGCGCCATTCGTAACCACAGATTTGAGAGGCCTGTCGAGACGCGCTGGGAGGGGATTTCCACGCTTGCTGAGCTATTTGAGCAGTCATGCAAACAGTTTGCCTGCATGCCCCTGCTTGGTACCAGGAAGCTCATCGCAAGGGAAATGGTGGTGGCCGCCGAcggaagatcctttgagaagcTCCATTTGGGAAATTATGAGTGGAAGAGCTATGCTGATGCGTTCAAAACTGTCTGCAACTTCGCTTCTGGTCTTCTGCGGATTGGGCACCTGAAAGATGAGCGTGTTGCTATTTTTGCTGATACACGGGCTGAGTGGCAGATTGCGTTGCAG GCGTGCTTCAGGCAAAACATTGCAGTTGTCACAATCTATGCCTCTTTGGGGGAGGGAGCGCTATGTCACTCACTAAATGAG ACTGAGGTAACTACTGTTGTGTGCGGGCGGAAAGAACTTAAAAAGCTGATTGATATAAGTGGGCAACTTGACACTGTGAAACATGTCATCTACATTAATGAGGAAGGTGTCTCGGCTGAAGTATCCTTGGCTCAAAACTGTACTAGCTGGACCGTCATGTCATTTGAGGAGGTAGAGAGCATAGGATTGCAAAGACCTGTCGAAGAAAACTTGCCTCTCGCATCAGATACTGCAGTGATTATGTATACGAGCGGGAGCACAGGAATGCCTAAG GGAGTCATGATGAGCCACCGAAATGTTTTGGCTGTAGTTTCAGCTGTTATGACCATTGTGCCTGGTCTTGGCAAGAAGGATGTGTACCTGGCATATCTTCCCCTAGCACATATCCTTGAATTGGCAGCTGAG GCAATCATAACTGGTGTTGGGGCTTCAATTGGATATGGGTCACCTTTGACCCTGACTGAtacatcaaataaaataaaaaaagggaCGCAGGGTGATGCTTCTGTACTGAAGCCAACACTAATGACTGCTGTACCTGCTATACTTGATCATGTTCGTGATGGTGTACGAAAAAAT GTAGATGCAAAAGGTGGGTTAGCGAAGAGATTATTTGATATTGCCTACAGCCGCCGTCTAGCTGCTGTTAATGGAAGCTGGTTGGGGGCATGGGGACTAGAGAAGCTCTTGTGGGATATGCTTGTGTTCCAAAAGGTTCGTGCAATCTTAGGAGGACGGATTCGCTTTATTCTTGCAGGTGGAGCACCTCTGTCAGGGGACACTCAGAGATTTATCAATATATGTCTTGG GGCTCCAATATCTCAAGGATATGGCCTGACTGAAACTTGTGCCGGTGGGACATTTTCAGAGTACGATGAAACATCTGTTGGCCGTGTTGGTCCCCCTCTGCCTTGTTCATACATTAAG TTGGTAGACTGGGCTGAAGGTGGATACTTAACAACTGATTCACCAATGCCTCGTGGTGAAATAGTTATTGGAGGTCCAAGTGTAACTAAAGGCTACTTCAAAAATGAAGCAAAAACAAATGAGGTGTACAAG GTTGATGAAAGAGGCATGCGGTGGTTCTACTCTGGTGACATTGGGCGCTTGCACCCTGACGGGTGTCTTGAAATTATTGACCGTAAGAAGGACATAGTCAAGCTTCAACATGGTGAATATGTTTCTCTAGGAAAG GTGGAGGCTGCTTTGAGTGTGTGCTCATACGTTGACCAGATCATGATCCATGCTGACCCCTTCCACAACTACTGTGTCGCGCTTATTGTAGCTGCACAGAGTGAGTTGAAAAACTGGGCCTCAAAACAAGGAATGACATATAGTGATTTCTCAGATTTGTGCCAGAAGCAAGGGACAGTCAAAGAAGTCCTCCAATCTTTGGTGAAG GCTGCTAAGCAAGCACGACTGGAGAAATTTGAGATCCCAGCCAAAATTAAGTTGATACCAGAGCCATGGACGCCGGAGTCAGGCCTCGTTACGGCTGCCCTAAAGCTCAAGAGGGAGGTCATCAAGAAGGCATACGAGATAGACCTTGCCCAGTTGTACAGCTAA
- the LOC8072742 gene encoding V-type proton ATPase 16 kDa proteolipid subunit has translation MSSVFSGDETAPFFGFLGAAAALVFSCMGAAYGTAKSGVGVASMGVMRPELVMKSIVPVVMAGVLGIYGLIIAVIISTGINPKAKPYYLFDGYAHLSSGLACGLAGLAAGMAIGIVGDAGVRANAQQPKLFVGMILILIFAEALALYGLIVGIILSSRAGQSRAD, from the exons ATGTCGTCGGTGTTCAGCGGCGATGAGACGGCCCCCTTCTTCGGCTtcctcggcgccgccgccgccctcgtctTCTCAT GCATGGGCGCGGCGTACGGGACGGCGAAGAGCGGCGTGGGCGTGGCGTCGATGGGTGTGATGCGGCCGGAGCTCGTCATGAAGTCCATCGTGCCCGTCGTCATGGCTGGTGTGCTCGGTATCTACGGGCTCATCATCGCCGTCATCATCAGCACGGGGATCAACCCCAAGGCCAAGCCATACTACCTCTTTGATGGATATGCCCACCTGTCGTCCGGGCTTGCTTGTGGCCTTGCTGGGCTTGCGGCTGGCATGGCCATCGGCATTGTTGGTGATGCTGGAGTCAG GGCAAATGCACAACAGCCGAAGCTTTTCGTGGGCATGATCCTCATCCTCATTTTCGCAGAAGCGCttgctctctatggtctcatcGTTGGAATTATCCTTTCATCCCGTGCTGGTCAATCCCGGGCGGATTAA
- the LOC8073643 gene encoding tropinone reductase homolog At5g06060 yields MAAARNDDTATIISSEPAAGRSRWSLRGMTALVTGGTRGIGRAVVEELAALGAAVHTCSRNEAELRDRLAEWEAAAKTNGGGGVVTGSVCDVSARDQRERLLRDVAERFGGKLNILVNNVGTNFGKPTAEYTAEDYAFLMSTNLESAYHLCQLAYPLLKAPAAAAGNGNGGSVVLVSSVCGGVAVCTGSVYAMAKAGMNQLARNLACEWAGDGIRANSVAPWYTRTPLVEGDLSRGQYVEEILRRTPQRRVGEPEEISSLVAFLCMPCASYITGQTIAVDGGMTVNGLYPSSSPSGLSYSN; encoded by the exons ATGGCGGCGGCGCGCAACGACGACACGGCCACCATCATCAGCTCCGAGCCCGCCGCCGGGAGGAGCAGGTGGTCCCTTCGTGGCATGACGGCCCTCGTCACCGGCGGCACCCGCGGCATCGG GCGTGCCGTGGTCGAGGAGCTGGCGGCGCTGGGCGCGGCGGTGCACACGTGCTCCCGGAACGAGGCGGAGCTCCGCGACCGCCTGGCCGAGTGGGAGGCCGCCGCCAAGaccaacggcggcggcggggtcgtCACGGGCTCCGTCTGCGACGTGTCGGCGCGTGACCAGCGAGAGCGTCTCCTCCGCGACGTGGCCGAGCGCTTCGGCGGCAAGCTCAACATCCTGGTGAACAACGTGGGCACCAACTTCGGCAAGCCGACGGCGGAGTACACCGCCGAGGACTACGCGTTCCTGATGTCCACCAACCTGGAGTCCGCCTACCACCTGTGCCAGCTCGCCTACCCGCTGCTGAaagcccccgccgccgccgccggcaacgGTAACGGCGGCAGCGTGGTGCTCGTCTCCTCCGTGTGCGGCGGCGTGGCAGTGTGCACGGGCTCCGTCTACGCCATGGCGAAGGCCGGCATGAACCAGCTGGCGAGGAACCTGGCGTGCGAGTGGGCCGGCGACGGCATCCGGGCCAACTCCGTTGCGCCGTGGTACACCAGGACGCCGCTCGTGGAAGGGGACCTGTCGCGGGGGCAGTACGTGGAGGAGATCCTCCGGCGGACGCCGCAGCGGCGCGTCGGCGAGCCCGAGGAGATCTCGTCGCTGGTGGCCTTCCTCTGCATGCCCTGCGCGTCCTACATCACCGGACAGACCATCGCCGTCGACGGCGGCATGACCGTCAATGGCCTCTACCCCAGCTCATCGCCGTCAGGACTAAGCTACAGtaattaa